One segment of Proteus appendicitidis DNA contains the following:
- a CDS encoding lysoplasmalogenase, which produces MSWPFLAVLFSGWLYIDAAYRGPNWQRWLFRPITLLLLLLWAWQVPEHSINSYLIVGALLATLLSDILRMFDGKYLLPSFALVFLSYILYMVSFLLPLQLSFYLPLLGFVILAFIIILAIVWTKLDKLAIPASLTLLAAFAMFWIAGEKFFYLSNDYNLSVMIGSLLLVIAYSIWLINRFRFSFSASKGLVSACYFIGHFFIVRALFL; this is translated from the coding sequence ATGAGTTGGCCTTTTCTCGCCGTATTATTCTCCGGATGGCTCTATATCGATGCCGCATATCGAGGTCCTAATTGGCAACGATGGTTATTCCGTCCTATCACGCTACTTCTTTTATTACTTTGGGCATGGCAAGTTCCTGAACACAGTATTAATAGCTACCTTATTGTAGGTGCATTATTAGCGACACTACTTTCTGATATTTTAAGAATGTTTGATGGTAAGTATTTACTACCTTCTTTTGCCTTGGTTTTTCTAAGCTACATACTTTATATGGTGAGTTTTTTACTACCACTCCAACTCTCTTTCTATCTTCCTTTACTTGGGTTCGTTATTCTTGCTTTTATTATCATTTTAGCCATTGTTTGGACTAAGCTTGATAAATTAGCCATTCCAGCCTCTCTAACTTTATTAGCCGCATTCGCTATGTTTTGGATTGCTGGCGAAAAATTCTTCTACTTAAGCAATGATTATAACTTATCAGTAATGATAGGCTCATTATTGTTAGTAATCGCTTACTCTATATGGCTAATCAACCGCTTCCGCTTCTCATTTTCAGCTTCTAAAGGGCTTGTCAGTGCCTGTTATTTTATTGGGCATTTCTTCATCGTCAGAGCTTTATTCCTTTAG
- a CDS encoding DUF2500 family protein encodes MNKAAILGIAVLIVIIASATYRFFEQRKQRISDDNSPVILYMVEVIDKKEVAANERRSRENDVTGPEITHYYQVTFRLTTDSRKDLVLRVDKSAYQNIEPEMKGRLFMQGSRFVTFETDMPSNEQNNK; translated from the coding sequence ATGAATAAAGCGGCTATTTTAGGAATTGCGGTACTGATCGTTATTATAGCGTCAGCAACTTATCGTTTCTTCGAACAAAGAAAACAGCGAATAAGTGATGATAATTCACCCGTTATACTCTATATGGTCGAAGTGATTGATAAAAAAGAAGTGGCGGCAAATGAACGACGCTCAAGAGAAAATGATGTAACTGGCCCAGAAATAACACATTATTATCAAGTTACGTTTCGTTTAACCACTGACTCTCGTAAAGATTTAGTGTTAAGGGTTGATAAATCTGCTTATCAAAATATTGAGCCTGAAATGAAAGGGCGTCTGTTTATGCAGGGGAGTCGTTTTGTAACGTTTGAAACAGATATGCCAAGTAATGAG